A portion of the Penaeus monodon isolate SGIC_2016 chromosome 28, NSTDA_Pmon_1, whole genome shotgun sequence genome contains these proteins:
- the LOC119591123 gene encoding uncharacterized protein LOC119591123, with the protein METEKLHQIGKYLGLTGVELAQFIKEEAELKREELKIRQQELKREFPVVDEVTHHNTANTKVKYPKLPLFNDMYDNIDAYLQRFERFARNADWPEEVWAISLASLLQGKALDIYHQLTPTEANSFELVKSALLRDLIVLLRVLEQHLEIVNFHGLFLKERSLKTLQDLQENADRFLEAHGNQVTRVTTHQCPRRYSALLNPPRPASQQRKKVQCGARPPNVRGKTSKPQLRKEDTAATVSSVVIAPETNVKWNRGETKENERNDVDGEELCGGTLAKGKKLKTARGEVEGRKVVVLRDTGMFNGYAGRVSAVCLPQPLCDLIIGEIPGVSIGEGDARTEKCGVMTRMQIRRDRGLLYRQVTTGKRQRDQLVVPQTCRQATLELAHSGIMGGHLGTSKTRDRILAHFFWPGVTVAVTRYCRSCDVCQRTVDRGKVSKIKLGDMPLIGEPFSRMVVDLLGPLEPRSSNGSRYILTAVDYATRYPEAVALPNIDMPTVAEALVTIFSKVGVPREILSDRGTQFTSDVMKEVYRLLSIQSLTTTPYHAMLPQASTGFSPFELIYGHTVRGPLTLLRELWDGSMADERFITCSYADFTSSSAILPSHSSRNSVSGPLTVCPYISSNGENPVLAWDKISLGTPTLLKIVTKASATVGMSMFGRATASGYLVA; encoded by the exons ATGGAGACTGAAAAGCTACACCAGATCGGCAAATATCTGGGGCTAACGGGCGTAGAATTAGCCCAGTTCATAAAAGAAG AAGCagaattaaaaagagaagaattgAAGATAAGGCAGCAGGAGTTAAAAAGAGAGTTCCCTGTGGTAGATGAGGTGACACATCACAACACTGCGAATACTAAGGTAAAGTACCCCAAGCTACCATTATTCAATGACATGTATGATAACATTGATGCATATCTTCAGCGGTTTGAAAGGTTTGCTAGGAATGCAGATTGGCCTGAAGAAGTGTGGGCTATCAGTTTAGCTTCCTTATTGCAAGGTAAAGCCTTGGATATATATCACCAATTAACACCTACAGAAGCGAATAGTTTTGAGCTGGTAAAATCGGCACTATTAAGGGATTTGATTGTACTGCTGAGGGTTTTAGAACAACATTTAGAAATTGTAAATTTCCacgg TTTATTCCTGAAAGAACGATCTCTAAAAACTCTACAAGATCTACAGGAGAATGCTGACCGCTTCCTCGAGGCCCACGGAAACCAAGTAACCCGAGTGACGACGCACCAATGTCCACGCAGGTATTCCGCCCTCCTCAACCCTCCACGCCCAGCATCCCAACAACGGAAAAAGGTGCAGTGCGGGGCCAG GCCACCAAATGTCCGAGGAAAAACGAGCAAACCACAACTGCGGAAGGAAGACACAGCTGCAACCGTAAGTAGTGTTGTAATTGCACCAGAAACTAATGTGAAATGGAATCgaggagaaacaaaggaaaatgaaaggaatgatGTAGATGGAGAGGAACTGTGTGGAGGAACTCTAGCCAAAGGTAAGAAGTTGAAGACTGCCAGAGGAGAAGTTGAAGGAAGAAAAGTTGTAGTACTGAGGGACACGGGGATGTTCAACGGT TATGCGGGGAGGGTGAGCGCCGTGTGTCTACCACAGCCCCTGTGTGACCTGATAATCGGAGAAATACCAGGAGTGAGCATAGGTGAAGGCGACGCACGAACGGAAAAGTGTGGAGTGATGACGAGAATGCAGATTAGAAGAGATA GAGGACTGCTGTACAGACAGGTCACAACGGGAAAAAGACAACGGGATCAGCTTGTTGTTCCTCAGACGTGTCGCCAAGCTACCCTGGAGCTGGCCCATTCAGGCATTATGGGAGGCCATTTGGGCACAAGCAAAACTAGAGACAGAATACTTGCTCATTTCTTTTGGCCAGGTGTTACCGTAGCCGTGACCCGCTACTGCAGATCATGCGACGTGTGTCAACGGACGGTGGATAGGGGAAAGGTGAGCAAGATCAAACTGGGTGACATGCCGCTCATTGGTGAACCATTTTCCCGCATGGTCGTGGATCTGTTGGGGCCGCTGGAGCCACGATCATCAAATGGCTCTCGATATATCCTGACGGCAGTAGATTACGCTACAAGGTACCCCGAAGCCGTCGCCCTTCCAAACATTGACATGCCCACAGTAGCAGAGGCCTTGGTAACAATCTTCAGCAAGGTAGGTGTGCCTAGAGAAATCTTATCTGACAGGGGGACACAGTTTACCTCTGATGTAATGAAAGAAGTGTATCGCCTACTTTCCATTCAGTCTTTAACCACTACACCATACCATGCTATGT TACCCCAGGCCAGCACGGGATTCTCGCCATTCGAGCTGATATACGGACACACTGTGAGAGGACCGCTAACGCTGTTGCGCGAACTATGGGACGGCAGTATGGCTGATGAGAG GTTTATCACATGTTCATATGCAGACTTTACCTCATCATCAGCCATACTGCCGTCCCATAGTTCGCGCAACAGCGTTAGCGGTCCTCTCACAGTGTGTCCGTATATCAGCTCGAATGGCGAGAATCCCGTGCTGGCCTGGG ATAAGATTTCTCTAGGCACACCTACCTTGCTGAAGATTGTTACCAAGGCCTCTGCTACTGTGGGCATGTCAATGTTTGGAAGGGCGACGGCTTCGGGGTACCTTGTAGCGTAA